Within Apteryx mantelli isolate bAptMan1 chromosome 10, bAptMan1.hap1, whole genome shotgun sequence, the genomic segment TTTGccctgaaaggaaagagaaagtgatTTCTTTTCATGTATTGACTGTGCCTCTGCTTCTTTAGGGTTATGGACTCCtgaactgtgtttaaaaaaaaaaaaatgtttagcagCAAGATTTAGTCCCTGTTGCAGTGATCAAAACATGACTTAAAACATCTTTTTCAGGATCTTAACAAGCCAAGATGCCCATCAGGATTGATGATGTGATGCAACTgttctgccacctctctcaggagAAGGGAATGAAAGCTGCTGTTAGACACTCGGGTCGAGGAGCGCTGCTGGCAGGTGCAACAGCCTTTATTGGGGGCTTGGTGGGGGGTCCCCCTGGCATCGCCGTAGGtaagtgtgttttgttttaggAATAAGAAGAGCGGTTAACACACTGACTGATGAAACTAGCAAGTCAGTGTGTAGTATGTATTAGTTGCAGGGCAGGCAGTGGTGAGGTTTCATGTCACTGAGCTATAACAAGATGCTAGTTTGTATTTCAGCTTTTtgtaagagtttttttttaacaagacgATAAAAGTAAGGCATGTGCCGGTGTTTCTTTCTAGAGTGATGGTAACCTTCTGACTTCAACTGCTTTGTTGAAAACAGGAAACCGTACAGATAACTGAGGTTTAGATTTTGGTTCCTCTGGAACCCTTTGAACAAACTGTTAAAAAATCATTTGCTTTTGGCAGGTAGAGTGCTGGTTTCCATCTGCTGAGATGCACCAGTGTTAGAGGTGTGGCACAAAACAGAGAGCAAACTTAGAGGCTCTGAGCTTGTCAGTGTAGGCTCTGCTCCAGCACTGTAGCAGGGGTGTGAAGAGGAGGGTGGAGGAGCCGGTGGTGAAGGAGTATGAGAGACAATGGGAGCAGTCAGGGAGGATGAAGAGCAGCTGAGCTCAGGTGCAAAAAAGTTGGTCCCCAATGgtacagagaaaaggaaattgGAGTGTAAAGGGAGGGTAAGTATTCTCAGTCAAACCTGAGCAAGGGGATAGGATCATCTTCCTAAtgatctcatttaaaaataatgtttgtttctttattttaaaactacCTGCTGTCCACTTCTGGGTAAACTTCTGGGTCTTTTTCtccagaatattttatttcctgtcactttgcttttttcatgtatttaaaaattacaaaaagtcTGAGACTAAGAGGAGGGAGTTGTCTCTCCTCTGTATCTCTTGAACTAAACAGTGTTGTCTGGTTTGAAAACCATCTTGTCATTGAGATCATGTGGCCATCAGTACTTGAATGCTGGAGTCGTGCATGTAACTTTTACTCTTGTAAGCAGTTCTGTAAATCTGTGAGGAGCTGtaacagaaaacacaaaataaagctgGATGATTACTCTTGTTACACATACGGCGCTTAATTAATAGCAGAAAATAATTGTTTGGAGAAATGTACAGCTGAAGTCAGTAAGAAAGCTCAAAGTAAGCTTTTCTAAGAAATTCATAAGCTCTGAATTATGAGTACAATTAAGAATGTAGTTGGTGACCTTCTTGAGTGAGATGGTCAGAAGCACTGAAGTTACTCTTGTATGTATTTTATCAtttgtttcagtgtttgtttAAGCTGTCTTAGTTTTCTGTATCTCCAAGTCAAGTTCAGTGTTCTTCAACCATTGATAATAGACGCTGGAACAACTATACCTGttattggaataaaaaaaaaaaaagctgtgttgcAGCTACACTGTAACTAAATCAGAAGATCCTCATTTAACTTTCAAAATTGTAGAGGTAAATGTCCGTGGGACTGTAGGGGGTTTTAGCACAGTTACAGGGACATTTGTAATGAAATGTACTTTGACTTACACAAACAGCCTAGGTAGGTCTGTGACTGCATAGCAAGGATTGTGTTTATTGCTGCCTTCCACAAAGAGTTAGAGGATAAGTTACCTTCCATCTGCAGCAGCCACCTGAAAAATTTGCAGCATATTTCTAGTGACTTTTGCATTAAGTGCCCCTAAATCAAATCTTTTCATAAAGGTTCCTTGCAGATGAATTCAACCATCATAGGCTTTCAAGTATTTCACTGATATCACAGGAAGAATTGCCAACTCATTAAAATGTGCAAATTAAGGAATTTTTGTCTAAAGAAAAGTTGCATCCTAGTGAGTGTATACATCACTTTTTAGTACTGTCTGAGGATGGGAATTTTGGAAGCAGAGAATAAGTTCTGACACTTCTTGATTGTGAAGGTGCTCCTCCCATCACAACATCTGTGTCTCTGGGCTGTGCTGGAAATCATATGACCTTCCTCTGTAAAAGCACTGCTTGGCAAGTTAGCCTGGTAACTCTTTGAAGGAGAAAACCCATATAGGACTGTAACACTGATTTTTCAGCAGTAGCAGTCAATCACCACATGAGCTATACAGGATTCCTCTGCTGTTGTCCTGATGACCTAGAACCACTCTACTTATGAGAGTTTTTCTTGGCCAATAAGAGGGTATTGATTTGCTGGATGAAAGATTGAATATGTTTAAATACCCCCACAAAATTGATGTTTGTTCCTGCTTAGTCTCTGTGAGCACCTTCTGAGGTGTTGACTTTGCAGGCATGGGAGGCTGCAATGTCCCATTTTACAGAAATAGAAAGCTTGGATCATTCTGGGAGTCTGTAGTAAGAGATTACATGTTGATGGACACTGATAAGGCAGCTATTGGTTACGTATTTTTCTTTGGGTAGGGTTTTGTTTAGTAATACAGCTTATCCTAAAGAGACAATGCCCTAAGGAATGCTATCTTGTTTCTGAGTTAGGGCTTCAAGCTATTAGTTCAGATTTTGTAATGAGTTTCTTTGATTGTTGTTGATGTAAAAGCTTTGAAAGTCCTTGGTGCTTTGAAGACCTTGTATAAACCTAGGTAAAAGTAGATGTGCCTTGTCCCCACAACTCTGCATTGATTTCTAATAAAGGTGGAAACATTACTGCTGCAGCCTCTGGATAGAATTTCAAGTTGTAACATTAAGTGATCAGAGAGTAacatctgtctttattttctagGGGGAGCATTTGGTGGATTGCTTGGTGCCTGGATGACTACTGGACAGTTCAGGCCG encodes:
- the C10H19orf12 gene encoding protein C19orf12 homolog, which produces MPIRIDDVMQLFCHLSQEKGMKAAVRHSGRGALLAGATAFIGGLVGGPPGIAVGGAFGGLLGAWMTTGQFRPVPQILLELPPAEQQKLYDEALVILRSLDWTDIAQLTALVMGNAGLQQKLTGVLINYLSKELRAEIQYGE